A portion of the Gigantopelta aegis isolate Gae_Host chromosome 10, Gae_host_genome, whole genome shotgun sequence genome contains these proteins:
- the LOC121383741 gene encoding neuropeptide F receptor-like, translating into MEAVNQTVIISYSDTSAQNASVIHDFNQQLYIQILQQNINAKYFNPPVEIVLSLAYGLLITFGALGNGLVCHVVARNAHMRTPRNIFIINLAISDFTLCLFTQPLNLYKLMYVQWSLGSLMCKFVTMFQGTNVFVSTISITAIALDRFQVIVYPTKDSMKKVGAAVALVSIWVISFLMASPFLLFSIIEENRPMEEYDISFYRCIEDTSLSVEKRAYSVAQMVVQYVMPIIIIGVAHFRICNKLRYRMANQKGGPVQSSPYQRKKNERNCRRKRKTNILLTMIAIVFALSWLPLNIFNLLSEFNFNVFQGSGSNGADSANLDINLAYAICHMLVLSSACLNPVLYGWLNENFRTEFVKVFSCTCCAMSRNKMNSLRNPNGERPNVPAITLTKATNGSSVVHDQVDEDGVTENGITELAALKP; encoded by the coding sequence ATGGAGGCTGTCAACCAGACAGTCATCATATCGTATTCCGACACATCAGCACAGAACGCCTCGGTGATTCACGACTTCAACCAACAGCTGTACATTCAGATACTGCAGCAGAACATCAACGCCAAATACTTCAACCCACCCGTGGAAATAGTCTTGAGTCTGGCCTACGGCCTTCTCATCACATTCGGCGCTCTCGGCAACGGCTTGGTGTGTCACGTCGTCGCTCGAAACGCTCACATGCGGACCCCGAGGAACATCTTCATAATAAATCTGGCCATCTCCGACTTCACCTTGTGTCTGTTCACCCAGCCGCTGAACCTGTACAAGCTGATGTACGTGCAGTGGTCGCTGGGCAGTCTGATGTGCAAGTTCGTGACGATGTTCCAAGGGACCAACGTGTTCGTCTCCACAATCAGCATCACGGCCATAGCGCTCGATCGATTCCAGGTGATCGTGTACCCGACGAAGGACAGCATGAAGAAAGTGGGAGCGGCCGTAGCGCTGGTCAGTATCTGGGTGATATCTTTCCTCATGGCCAGCCCGTTCCTTCTATTCTCCATCATTGAAGAAAACAGACCCATGGAGGAGTACGACATTTCTTTCTACCGTTGCATAGAAGACACGTCTCTGTCGGTGGAGAAGCGGGCGTACTCCGTGGCCCAAATGGTGGTGCAGTACGTCATGcccatcatcatcattggaGTTGCTCACTTCAGAATCTGCAACAAACTGAGGTACAGAATGGCAAACCAAAAAGGGGGCCCCGTTCAGAGTTCGCCCTATCAGCGCAAAAAGAACGAAAGAAACTGCAGGCGTAAGCGAAAGACCAATATTCTCCTCACAATGATCGCCATAGTGTTCGCTCTAAGTTGGCTTCCGTTAAATATTTTCAACCTTTTGAGTGAGttcaattttaatgttttccaaGGGTCTGGGAGTAACGGTGCGGATAGCGCGAACCTGGACATCAACCTGGCCTACGCCATCTGTCACATGCTGGTGTTGTCCTCCGCCTGCCTCAACCCAGTGCTATATGGCTGGCTCAACGAGAACTTCCGGACGGAGTTCGTCAAGGTGTTCTCCTGCACGTGCTGTGCCATGTCGCGCAACAAAATGAACAGCTTGCGCAATCCTAACGGAGAACGGCCGAACGTTCCCGCAATAACCTTAACTAAGGCAACGAATGGCTCCAGCGTTGTGCACGACCAAGTTGATGAGGATGGGGTGACGGAGAATGGTATCACAGAATTGGCAGCCCTGAAACCTTGA